The Buteo buteo chromosome 23, bButBut1.hap1.1, whole genome shotgun sequence genome contains the following window.
GCCAAATACCGAAGGaacttctcttcctctgcagtgACTTCTAACTCTGGGAACACCATGGACTGGCACACGCAGGCTGTCGAGCCAGGGCTGAGTTTCCCCACTGAGTGGATTTCTCTTATGGGTTCATTATCTCGCAATGAAATATCtcctttttctgaatttctcagGCATCAAACTTGTGCTACCAAAGGGCTGAATGACCAGAGAGGTGAGTTCCCACAGCTCAGGCAGCTAGTGTGGGGTGACAATGAAAACCTGGCTGGAGGCTGGGCTCTGCCTCATATGAGTGTCCCTGCACCTGTGTTCCTGCAGGCTCAGCTAGTGTTGGCCTGGCCCCGTACTCTCCCAGTTGGAAACCACCAGGCAGCGGTTTGTATCTGCATGACCTTGGTGCTGCTCAAACAGGGCTGAGAATCAGATGAAAGTCCAGACTCTGGTTCTTTGGCAGCACTGGAGGTGTGGCATCCTCCCTGGAGCACTGCTATCCAGTGTGGTGAAGCTCATGGGTGGTCTCTGGGGCAGGGCCTCTCTCCTTGAGAGACACCCTAGGGTCACAGCAGCATCTTGTACTGGGGCTCTGCGTTGCCCAGGTACTCTCGAGCCAAGTCTTTTACTTCTGAAGGAAGTACCCAGGGCCAATAACCTCAGCTGGGCTGCAGATGGGAATGTGTGGGGCCAGTCAGCCTTATAGTGTCTCTTCAGGCTTGATTGCCTTGTCTGAACAAGTGTCCTTGCTCATTGAGGGGTGCAGCAGTGGAGAGGGAAGCTGCAGTCTGACCAAGCCAGCATATATGGTCTGGGCAGAGTTTAGCTGAATGCTGTCCAGCCTTGCTGGTTTAGTCATCTTCTAAATGAAACCCCACACTTGTTTCTACCATTCAGAGCCACCagcttgattttaaaaactgcacaGATCTGTCAGAGTCCTGGGCAAACCTGTCCTCACGTGTGATTTGTTTGTGGCATGCCTCTGGATGCCATGTGTGACATGTACCTGGGTTGGCTCAGAGCTTCCTTGGTGTTGGGAAACTGCTGCCAACTCCCTGCTGTGGTGGTGGTTCAGCCTGGTTGCAGCAGGCATGCTGGTGCCTACAGTACCCGCTGCAGATGCAAAGGGCTCTGTCATGCTCGTTTTGCCACTTGTCATGGTCAGCACTGGCCGAAAGATGGTGCCTATCTCTTGTGTCTTTGCTGATCTCAgtggagctgctgctctggaagGCTTGTAAAactcctgcccagctgcagggtGGGTGAGCTGCAACTGTAACAGGGCTTGGAAGGCTTCAGCTCTCCCTTTGGGGGAAATGGACTCCTTTCCCTGTTCACATAAAGGGGTTTCCCCTGTACTTTGGGGTGAGGGACCAGCAGGGCTCCTGGATCCcttgctgggagctgcagaagcatTGATGCCCTCTGTGAAGAGCAAGGCTGGGTAAGGTCCATGGTTCCAGGGGGTAACCTTCACCTCCAATTTGGGTTCAGGGAGGCTTTAGCTCTCCTTTTTGTGGTGCAGGGTGTATATAACCTTGAGATAAGCCACCTGGGCTACTCGGGTAACCAATGCAACTGGCTTTTGCAGCCTGTCTGGGGCTGCATTGGTGGAATTGCAGTCATATGGCATTTTGGTGTTAAAGCCTCAactgggaaaggcagggagTTCCTGTAGAGCCAGCGGTCCCCAACGGAGGGAGCCCTCGGGCTgagctggtgctggtgggggcTAGGGGGCTTTATCAGAGGGGCCTTACAGTACAGACTCAGGGGTCAGACCCGCTGTGGGATGGGTCGGGGTGGGAGGATGGGAACCAAACCAGCACTGTGTAAGCAGCAGATAAAGGGCTGTCATGGAGGTTAAACCCAGGAGGGTCCTGGGAGGGCTCCTGGGGGGGATAACCATGTCCATGGAGTGATTCCTGCAGCATCCTTccctgggaggagggagcagtgCCTCTGTGTGCAGTTGTCTGCTGTTCACTTTTAATTGGGTTGAGAATAATGttatgtgctttttaaaacaaaaagtacaCCTTTGGTTATTTAAATAAAGGAGACTCCTGGTCTTGtgtgggggctgggggaggagggctactgcaggaggaagaagggtGCTGACCTGTCAGCtcttgcggggggggggggggggggggtgggtgggtgggtttgGTGATTGAGGAGCAATGGCaggtccctgtccccaccctGTGCCCCACAGGCAGAAGCGCTGTGCTTCTGCACCCCAGCCTCACACTGAGCCACAGCCTGGCCTGAACTAGGAGGACAAATGCAGGCAGGGACCTGcccaggggaagaggagggtggTGCCTGTATAAATGGGAGCCCATGTCAAAGCAGGGCCCTGGAGCAAGCACCAGCCCACCCAGTAACAATCACACAGCCTCAGCGTGTGCAGCAGGAGGCTTTATTTTGGTACAAGCCCTGCAGCACCTTGTTGCCTACGTGGCTCCTCCTGCATCTCTGCTCTAGGCAAGGAGGAAAGCGTACCAGGTTGGTCATGTCTGCTCTGCTCTAGCAGTGTCCTTGGGCTTGAGCAAACGGTGCTGGGGGGAGAGGTAGGTACATGTTCCGTGGGCTGACAGCACAGTGGCTGTTGGGTCTGGGAGAGACTGGCTAACCCAACAGCCGGTGCTCGTGCCAGTGTAAACACCTGGGCTTGCCAGGCCTCGGTCCTCAATGCAGGCATGCAGAGggatttttccctccctccttggCCTCACCCTGTTGGCGCTACTGAGTGGCATGGGTTTGTCCCTGTTCTGTGCCGATGATGGGAGTGTCACAGGGAAAggtttttctgtaaaaacagaCTCTCTGCACCTTCAGGTCCATGTAAAACCATCAGCCTTGTTACTGCTCTGTAGGGCCCAGGGATGGTGCAGAGGACTGCGAGCAGGAGCAGGTAAATTCAGAacaagctgctgcagctgtcaTGCTAAGAAGTGGTGAGGCACCAGCCCACCTCCAGCACTCATGGAGGGAGGCTGGTCCCAGAGAGCAGAACAGAAGCGGCAGGGATGGGCACCCGCTCCCTGTACCCAGCCAGCGCCGTACCTTTGCAGGGACCAGTCGCACCCATCCCCTGTCATGATGCCTGGCTTGGGGTTACCCCCTCTGCCATAAGTCCTTTTTGGCCGTAGTCCTGCAAACGCAAGACTTGTCCCTGCCTTCCTTGGGTGGGAGCAGCTGTCCTGCCCGGGCCAGGTCTGTGCttggctgggcaggcagcacaACCAGCCCTGTGCCCCCTGCTCCCTGGGAGATGGTGTCCCAGGGTAATGCTAAGTAAAAGCCAGGCAAAGCTAAGCACCACACGGCTCACGTACAGCTTGTCTCTCTGGCACAGCCAGACCGGCGCTAATGGCACGAGGTaaggcatttattttctgcctctccATCAGGAAGGGGCTGAGATGCTGAGGGCTCAGAGTCCAGTTTGAAAGTAACTGCGTGACCTTTGATAAGGTGAGTTGGAAGAGAAAATGATGGAGATGCTGATGGGAAACCAGCCTTCTCCTGCTACCCTGTGCCTTCCTGTAGACGATGTGGCTTCAGCCCCAGCCTGAGGCTGGAGAGTGAGAGAAGAGCTGCGGATGCATGCATCATGCTCCAGTTCCTTGGGTGCTCGGCTAGAGTTCATTCTTGCAGGAACctgggaagacagaaaaaaaacccccaacaatcCAGTAATATTGTTAGCTTGGGTTTGCTTTGTCTCCTTCCCTGAGAAGGATGAGGTTGACCTCAACCTCTGTGAGTGTCACCCACACTTGATGCTTTCCCTTTGCCAAGCAACCCCAGGCTGGCTCTGTCCTGCCACATTTGGGAGCGTCATTCTCACCTCCCTGGCATGCTGCAGTCCTCACCAGCCTTGCCTGGGCCTGGGAAGTCCTGTGCAAAGTATCCCAAggctggaggtggggggcaAAGCCAGTGACAATACCACTGGCTGCCCCAGGACGGGAGGCTGGGACCAGCCTGTCCCTGCCACGGATGCAGCCGGTGGCTCTGTGTGACAGTAATCAGAAGCAGGTGCTGCTGGTCACCAAAGTCCCCAGCGCCcagggagctcctggggtggggaagggaccACACGGGGTGGCTGTGGCACAGCCACAGGCAGTTGTGGGTCTGTCTTGCTGTTAACTGGCTGTGTCACAGCCAAGCATTGACAGTCTGTGCTGAATTGGGGGTAATTCAGACTTAGAGGGGCTAAAATGGTTATGGCTTAGAAAGATCCGGTCTTATGCCTTCACTGGtggtttaaagaaaagaaaattatttttagtccTTGCACACATCCCCACTGGGCAGATAATTGGAGGGTGCAGTTGTATCTTAGCATTCAGTTGTAAAATGCTTcacaaggcacagaaaatggatgTCTGCTTTACTCTCCATGGGATGCCCTTCAAGCCCCAGTGCTTGCTGGAGTATGAAAGGACAGTCTTGAGTCCTCCAGGGACTTTCAGGACCATGAGAGGGACAAAAACAAGTTTTGCTTGCtggaacgggcttggcagaagTTAATTTCAGGACTTTGGAGTCATCCCTTGGAATAAATCCGTGTTACCTTGTGATACTGCTCACATTCCTCAGTGCTGTCACTAATAATATGTATAGGGCAGTACTAGGAAACTCGTTCTGCTGGAACACTCATGATGATTACCCCTTTCTGAGATGTTTTTTAAGTGTCTATTTGCAGCTACTTAGTTTTCAAACAAGTTCTTTGAAGTCTTTTATATCTAAGCCATTACTGCAAGCAGTGAACTGGGACTGGATATGCCCTGAAACACAGTTTCCCCTTAAGTCTTTCCAAGCATCCTCACCCCTCTGCCATGACCACCAGGCTGCCGCTGCACACCACCTCCTGAGCCGTCCCAGCCATGCCTAGTTTCTGGGTGTGTTTGACTGGAATTATTTAATGGGAAAAAGAGCTGCCTATCAAATAAAGTGTTCATATGGTTTGTGCTCTGCTCCGAGTCAAGCTGCAGTGCTCCAGGGAGAGCTCTGCACATACCTCAGGGACCCGAGGAgatgctgccctgctctgccgTGCTGTGGGGGAGCGTGCCAGGCAGGACCTCCCCCACCTTCAGCCATTTCACACGAGAGCTCTCACCAGTGTCTCTTCTTCAGATGTTTGCTACTTAAGAGACCCTCTCTGGTCCACTGCTTGGCAAGGGACTGGTCTGTAGacttcaaaaagaaatgccTAAAACTTCCCAGGCTCGTAAATCTGCCAACTTCTGCATGGTCCCTGCACTTTCCTGATTGACTTTTTGGGCTGTTAATTTCGTAAGAGTTAGGGTTTCTTTTCTACGGACTAAGTTATAATGGTACAGGAAGGGAACACAGCCGGCGAGGGTGCAGATTGCGAGACATGACCCACTGCTCATAGTGGGCTCCCTCTGATTCTGCCCCAGAGCCACATTTCCATGTGCCGATCTTATGATTTGGCTGCTACAAGGACAGTCAGATGGCGCAGCCATAGAAACAGCTTTGAAATGAAGCTAATGGGCTGTTTGTGTTCATCTTTTATTAATTACAGGCTGCTGAGTTTGAGGGAGATAGAGATTAATAGTGGTTTATGTGTTACTGATCTCGTTGGCCTGCATCTGCTCACCGTGGCCAGTGTGAGTGGAGTGAAATACTTCAACCCTGCTTTTTCCAGGCACTTACATGTCTCCAGCCGCTCCTCAAGGAAAGAGATCTGCTCGCTCAGGGAGTCGATTCTGTCCAGTTGCTGGAGGGAGTGGGACAGCCGGCTGATGGGGTCTGCGCCGACATCCTCCGGCGCAGATGGCATGAGGTTGTGGAAGGGGGCCAGCACCAACTGGAGTTTCTGCAGGGAGAAGAAGAGCCGTAAGCGTGTCCTCCCCAGCCAGGAGGATCACCCGGTGGGACATAGCATGCTGCCTGCCGGGGTGCACCCCACCGGGGCCGCACGCCAGCCGGCTTGCGGGGCTTTGGTTGCATTCAAAGGGCCGCTGGGCTGGAAGAGCTGCTGCGTGGGTGCTGCCGGCAGCGTGGAGCACAGCTGGGATCGCTGCGGCGTGAGGCCAGCATGACGTTAAAAATAGAGCTGGGGCGGAGGGAAACCCTGGCTGCAAACAGCCCAGGGTGGGAGCTGGCTGAGAGCAGCCTCGAGCTGCAACAGGGCAGTGAGGGCAGGACAGAGGTGGGTGCTGAAAGctcacctgctccagcgctTCCACTCTGCTCTTCAggtctttcatttcttccttcatttcacTGGGGGGACCTGAAAAAGTGACCAAGAGAAGGTCAGTGGGTGAAAGCCCATTGCCTGAGGTGAAGTGGAAGGTGCTGGGGAGAGACATTGTTGCAGGGCTCAGGCcaagctctgctgctttccattCCTCTCCTAGTGAACCCCCAGGGTCTGTCCTGCTGGGACCAGCCCCCAGAGCATCAATGGGATCCAACGCCTGCTGCAAGCACTGACACCTAGTCCTGCTGCTAACGCGCACAAGCCTCTCCTTCCTGCTGGAGTACCTGCAACGAAGTGGGGAATTTTTCAGGGAGTGGGGTGATGCTTAAAGGATAAGACGTCTGGTGAAGCCTGGCCTTTCGTGCCTGTGTTGTCAGAGTGGCTAGCACCCGGGTCTGCCCTGTCCCAGGGTGGGCATGAAGGCTTGTCCCTGCTGAGGGCCCTGGACAGGGGATAAAGGCAGGTGGCTTGCGGGGCACGTGCAGATGGTGCCCTGCTCTCCCAGGTGTTTACTGCGTGATGCCTGTGCTGGCCACAGCGCATTATTACTCACGGTACGAGTTTGAAGTGTCACAGCGCGTACCAAAAGTAATAATGGGCCGTCACCAGCGGCGCCCGCCGCTCCTCATGGCTCCGGACTTGCCCTGTGGgaaggatgatgatgatggagAGAACAGCCACATCCCAGACACCGCATGCCACGGCCAGGCTCTGTCACCCTTGCAGATGGAGCAGTGGCTGGACTTGTGCACAGAGGAGGTTGTTTGGGAGGTAGAGGGACTCCTGGGTCACTGAGAATAAAGCTGAGGGGGTTTGGCTGGCGTCCTCTCTCCTGTCTTTTGCCactcctgctcctgccaccCTGTGATGCTGAGTGTTAATCCCAGCTTTCATCGAAGGCCctgagcagccagggctgtCCTGCaacagggcagggacaggttACCTGCTTGGCTGAAGGTTTCTGGCTCGGGCGCTGGCACCAGGGGCTGGCACACCTTGTCGTCGGCAGCGAGTCTGAAGCCATCCCGGCAGGCGCAGCGGTAGCTCCCAGCCGTGTTGATGCAGAGCTGACCGCAGCCGTGGCTCTGGCCGGCACACTCGTCCACGTCTGAAACCACAGGTACGGCTCAGCGAGGGCAGGGGCGGTGAGGAGGTGCCGAGAGGCGCGGATGGCTCAGCCAGGCGAgcaggggtcccgctgcccctgCTAGAGCCGCGTGGGCTCACGCAGGGTGGGGATGCAATGGGACCCCGGACCAAGCTGACATTTGTGCTGGGGACAGCTCTGGGTGCTCTCAGCACTGCAGGGTGTGAGTACAAGACCCGCCGATGCCTGGGACAGCATCTCCTCTTGCACCCAGCTGGAGTAAACCTGGGCTAACCCCGAGGGGGATCTGGCCTCCCCACCTCCACCGGCTCCCCCCACAAAAGAGCCAGAAACAAAAGCTGTGGTCAGAAATGTCCCAGCTCTAGCTGGGCAGGCGCAGGCAGTGCTCAGCTCTCATCCTGGATTTATGGCCGGGGTTTTGGTTCCAGCCAGCCGTGGCGAGGAGCTATCAGCCTTTCAAGTGTGTACAAAACCCAGTAACCTCTCCTCACACGGGGGAGTTATTAAAGCTGTTCCcacaaagcaaaatgagctGAACCGCTTCCCACGCCCGGGCGAATCTGTTTTAGGCAGTGGGAAAATCCTTTCCCCCCTGCACTGGAGCCGGAGCTGTCAGCGAtgtgctcagctctgcctggcCCAGCATGGGTCAATGCCACAtgctcctcctctgctttaCAGGAGGGCGAAAAGCTGGGAAATGCTGTGGCAGGGGCTTGCACCACGCTGGTGTGCACCATGCTGCCTGATTTCCCTGTGCTCCGGTGAGGAGCACCGGGCTGCGCTCATGCTGGAGAGGAGCTCTGTGCCTGGAGATCGCCAggcttcccctccacccccagatATTTTCAGTTCACAGATTTAGTCTCTGCAGTAAATGGGTGTCTTTACAGCGAGAATTTGCAAAGCCTGGGAGATGGGTCATTACAAACACACAATCTCAGGCCAACCCCACAAGTGTaaaactgctgctctgcagaaagccTTTCACTTGCTGCACAGTCATGGCAGAGTACAGCCTCTGCTCGCACTGACCTAGCgcggagcagcagcagagagaaaatgtggaTGCCAGGGCTGCACATGAGGGCTGGGAGCACTGAGGCAGCCAAAGAGAGGTCAGAGCTCCCCTGGGAGCCAAGCTTCCCATCCTTTCCTGGCCAGACCATcgggcagcgctgccctggAGCAATACGTGTAGGTGTGCGTGTGGGTGTGCGTGTGGAGGCGTAACACACTGGTTTCCCTCTGTGGTCTGAGTAGCACCAAGCATGTGCCAAGGCCTGGTGAGGAGCCATGGTGCTGGTCCCCGTCCCCCACCAAGGATTCAGTCTATGGGCAGAAGACCTCCAGAGCCCCATGGCAACTCTGAGGCTCCCCAGAGAAGTTCTCCTGGCAGCAATGGGGCAGGCCCAATTCAGGGAGCCTGGAGGGGAGCGGCACAGCTCATACCTGTCTGGCAGGCTCGCCCCGTCCAGCCAGGCGGGCAGGCGCATCTGCCGGGGAAGGTGCAGCTCCCACCATTCTGGCACGGCAcccagcagagagctgcaagaCAAAACATGGGCACAGCATCACCGGGCAGCTCTGGGGGCCCTGAGCTTCCTCCCCTGCCACCGTGGGTATGTgtagacacacacacagtgcacacacacacacagcaaaaCACACACCAGCACCAGCCCAGGGTCAGGATGCTTTGCCCCAGCCCCGGAGCAGTGGAGTTGAGCTGACTGGGGTGCACAGGGCACAGGATGGGTGGGATGAACAGGACCTTGGTTTTGCAGCCTGGAAAGAGGCCGAGGCgcctgcagccagcacaggcggcagggaggagggctgacgggcagcagcaggcactggGAAGCCCTTGGTGCTGCGCTCTGAGCCCATCTGGGGATGGACTAGCTGCTGATgtggtttgcatttgttttgtgcTGTACATCATGATTGCCTCCTGAAAGCATTTCTCTTCTATTACTGCTGATTTATATGGAAAGGACTTACTCGTTTTATTTATCCTCTGGTAACTATAAAGTTAATAGGCGATCCCAAAGGAAAAAGGCCTGCGAGGCAGCAGAGAAAGCCTGGGAATTAATCAGAAATTGAACCACATTTGTTGTGATGCCgaaaatttaaatgctttcctaCAGGGAGAATCCGCCTGACAGGCAGAGTGCTGCTAAATGAGagagctggctgctggggcCTCGTCCAGGGACCTGAGCTACCCAGGCGATGGGGTCTGGAGGAAGGGCGAGCGTTGGCACCGGGTTGGCACAGCAGCCTTTTACCTCTGTCGCAGCTGAGTGTGTGGCTGTTAGCTCTGCTCCAGCCGGGACAACACGAGGGCACGGGCTGGGGCAGCTGCTTGTACGCCTGCCGGTAGGCAACCCTGTAGATGGTCCTGCAATGCAAggatggggctgagctgggtgACTGAGCATCTGCTCCAAGCCCCCCATCCCATTCCCACGTCAGTGGGTCAGGTCCCCTGTGCTGGCACCCCCTGCCCAGGGGCTGGAAGCCCCTTCTCTAGGGATCAAGGCAGGACTCCCCCCTTCAGCAGCCCACATGGGTCACCACCTCGCTGGGACGGATCCAGCTCCCTCTCAGGGACCAGGTCGGTGGTGCAGGCGGCTGCCCTCACCTGTAGGTGCTGCAGAGGCGGTGGCCCTGGCAGGTGGTGAGGTAGGGCTGGTAGACGGGCTGGACGTGGGACTCGGTGTAGGCGGCCGTCCGGCTCTGCGGCGCAGCGGCACAGACTCTGCGGCTGCGGAG
Protein-coding sequences here:
- the EGFL7 gene encoding epidermal growth factor-like protein 7; the protein is MRRIGCLLSGFLFILSVTSTDGFARAGRRVCAAAPQSRTAAYTESHVQPVYQPYLTTCQGHRLCSTYRTIYRVAYRQAYKQLPQPVPSCCPGWSRANSHTLSCDRALCWVPCQNGGSCTFPGRCACPPGWTGRACQTDVDECAGQSHGCGQLCINTAGSYRCACRDGFRLAADDKVCQPLVPAPEPETFSQAGPPSEMKEEMKDLKSRVEALEQKLQLVLAPFHNLMPSAPEDVGADPISRLSHSLQQLDRIDSLSEQISFLEERLETCSCKNEL